The Meles meles chromosome 15, mMelMel3.1 paternal haplotype, whole genome shotgun sequence genome contains the following window.
TGGTTGGTGGAGATTTTAGAGAGGAGAGGTTGACCAGTGTTGGAGCCAGCTCATCTGGCTGCAAGTGTAGGGGAGACCAGGGACGGGCAGGGGCCTGAGGAAGGAATGGATCTCTGGCCACTGTGGAAGGTAAGAGCTGAGGGGATTCAGGGCCAgacctgggggatgggggagacgTAAGGAAAGAGGAGTCTGTGTGATTATCCCAGTGACCAAAGATTGCATCCATCAGTGACCACCTCACAAACTTGGGCAACTGGGAGGAAAAATGGCATCATGGACAGAAATAATGACTACTGGTGTAGAGCTTAGAATTTGTCAGCCGTTATGTGCGAAAAGTATTCTTTACACCTGTGTTGCCCTTTCAATACACagagacaacacacacacacacatacacacacacactccctggTTCTGGTCCAGAGCCCCTCCTTATTCCCTTCATGTTTCCTAAGGGCTGCCTCTCTTGAACCTTTAGAGTGACTGACTCATTCTTGTTTGTCCAAGACTTCCCCGGCTTCAGTACAGGAAGTCCCACACTCCAGGAAATCCCTCAGTCCCAGGAAAACTGGGATGATTGGTCACTGTGCTTCTACACCCTAGGGACTCAGAACTCCAGCTGCTGGGTTGGAAACCGACCAGTTAGCAATGTGAGTGTGGGGCAAAATGGGGACAAGGGGGACAAGAAGTCCTGTGGCTCTTGGAGAAGATTCAAGTCCAGGGCAGGTCAAGGGATACTGGGGAGGGGAACATTTCTTTGAGAGGCTTGAAAAGCAAAGAGCCAGCTCAGCTTCAAAGCAAAGATCCCCCACAGTGGTGATGGGTGCCCATTCTTTGAGGAACCCTAGTGGAGTCCCCAAAGCAGAGAAGTAGCTCCCTGCTGCCTAGAACAAGATGGCCAAATGAATAGGCCTTTTATGGAGTCATCATAATATAATCAGCCCTCAAACAAACACAACCACATCTCCCCAACTAGGCAAAGAGCAAAGAGCTTCCAGAGCAAATAATTCTTGTTAGGAAGGTATGATTTAGTCAAGTTAATTGGCTCTGAGCTGTAATCTCCCTCCACTTGAGACCTCCTAAATTCTTCTCCATAATCCATACCTCCTATAATCAATCCTCAGATGAACAAAACTCAAGCCTCTCCCACCGAAATGGTCTCCAGATGGTGTATCCCCTGCCAGGTCCTAGAACAAGTGGGTGGACATTAGGATGACCCAGAGGGCTTAATGAAACGCAACTTGCTGTGCCCCACTATTGTCCTTTCTGAGTGAGAAGCTCtagggtggggcctgagaatgcATTTGCACCAAGTTCCCAGGTTGCTGCTGGTCCAGGGTCTGCACTTGGAGAACCACAGCCCCAGAGCTCTGTATTTTGTGAAATAAGCAACAATTCACTCATAATCCCCTCTTTCCACTGTGGGGGAATCATGAGTATGTAGGACCATTGCAGATAAAAACCaatttattgggacgcctgggtggctcagttggttaagtggctgcctttggctcaggtcatgatcccagcatcctgggattgagtcccacatcaggctccttgctcggcagggagcctgcttctctctgcttctttctctgcctctgctgccactctgcctgcctgtgctctcgcgctctctctgacagataaataaataaataaataaaatctttttaaaaaatttatttagcacctattctgtattttttcacACTATGACTTTCAGTCCTCACAACTGCCCTGTGAGGTAGGGACtgcccccatttttcagatgagggaCCTAAGGCACAGACGTTAAGACCTGCCCAAGGTGACCCAGCTCATGCTGGCAGGCTTCATTCTGCTATACAGTATTGAAGGAGCCTGCTCTGTAAACAAAAATCATCTGGGAAAGCCCTATATAAAGGTTTTTTTCAACATCCCCTACACAGCTGTGAATGGTGTTGAGCAAGaccacggcgggggggggggggggggggcaagaatcATTTCTCCCGATGAATGGTTCCTCCGGGCAAGGCATTCTGGGAGGCCTGAGTCCCCTGCAGATCCACATTTCAGTGAGCTGAGAGTCCCAGGAAGGGCTAGGGAGGAAGCAGTCAGGGGAAGCTGTCAGGATCTTCGAGGAGAAACCATAAGATCATGATTCTTACACAGGAAGCAGGGAATGACAGCCTTCTTTGGGGGCAATGATGCTTGGTCGAAATACTGAGTAAACTGACATGGGGAGATGCTCATTACAACGCCTAGTGCCGGAGTGGAGAAAGCACGGCCACAGGAGCAGCAGCCGGGGTGCCTGCTGGGGTCCCATGAGCAGGAGAGCCAGCACGGGTGGGCAGGCTGTGGAGATGTGTGTACCCTGCCAGCTCCAGGCAGGACCTGGGAAGGGATTTCTCAAATGTAAACCCCAGTGAACCTTCTGGCAGTTGGAGAAGGTGAGGCCCCTGGGCAAAGGAGAGGTCAGAATGTGCACCTAGTGACAGGAAACAAGGCATGAGGGGCTGGGGCTAGAAGGAACAAGGTGAGGCCGGGCTCAGGAAGCTGTGAGCATCTGCCACGATGCAGGGTGGGACTCAGGCCTCAGGCATCCCCTGAACCTGCTCCTGAGCACAGATCTCTGGCTGGTGCATGAGGTGCCCAGAGCCAAAAATCAAAGCAGGCCCCAGATGCTCCCTTCTGGGTCTAATATAGTCTGAAAACCTGAACTTCTATACAGTTCCCTCCTTAGCCTtggtggattttatttttctctactgCTCCAGAGAAAGCCATCTGCTTCAGAATCAAAGGAAGTTTGTTTCAGTGGACATGGGGTTCCTTTCTGTCATCGGGTCTCTTTGGCAAGAGGAACGGCCACCAGCGGTATCTTTAATTATGGCTTTAGACTACAAGATCTCAAGATATGCAGGGAACTAGGGGAGGCACACATGGCCTTGTCCTATGAGAGACAGGTCCTCCATCATCTGGCCTGAGGTAAATGCTGCGGCCGAAGTCCCAGGATACCAGAGCCCTTTGAGGCGCCCCGGAGATGGAGAGGGTGGGGTCTCCTACTCTGAGTCTGGGGAAGGGGCGAGTTACAGTGGCTCAGGTGACTCGGGGGATAATGCAGCGGTGGAGACAGAAGGCCAGCGGCTCTTGGAGCAGTGCTTGGAGGACAAATGACAGACAGGAGGCTTGAGGTGCCAGGCCCAGCTTGGTAAAATGGCTGTGGGAACCCAGTTGACAGAAGTGGCTCCCGGATTCCTCGTCGCTGATTCTgctgagaagggagagaggggggcaCCTGTTCCTCCTTTCCAGCAGCATAGCCcatgcccctcctcccacccatccCTGCCATCACTATCCTGATGAAAGGAGCAGCACTCGCTGTGGAAATCCCAGTCAGCTCTCCGGCTGCCCGCTCTGGGCCCGCCAGTGGGCCTGGTTCCCTTACCAGAGCAAGGTGCAGAAGGCAAGAATGGAGCTCCCGGGCGGCATCGGGCTGGGAGCTGCCTCTCAGAGTCTCCTGGAACACAGCAGCTGCCTCTTCAAAACGCTTTCGTCCCAGAGTGATTAGAAAGAGGAAAGTTTAGGTATCAAGGTGGggaaggaaattaaaactgtCCCGTTCCTCAAACTCACCTCAGCTCCTAGTACCACTGACACTGTGACACTGTGGTACCAGCTTTACTAGAAAATGTCAGTACAGACCCAATCCCTACCCCATGCTACCCAAATTCCACCCACACTTCCAATCTCAGATCCCTTACCTGCAGTCCCATCAGGGCCTTGCCCAGGCGGAAAAGGCCCCGGGGCCAGCCCGGTCGCAGGGTGAGGGCCACTTGGGCATCAGCCAGGGCCCACATGGGCTGACCCAGCCGCTCATGGCAGAAAGAGCGGTTTCCAAATAACCTGGTAAAGACAAAGTGACCAAAAGTCTAGATCCGCAACGCTCTGCCTCACCCTGACCTCCCAGCACAGCGGCCAAGCCCCCACTCACCGATAATCCTGGGGGTTGAGCTTCAAAGCCTGGGTAAAGAGAACCACAGCCTTGTGGTAGAAGCCATTTTGGGCAAAGCTGGTACCCAGtgctggggaggagagaaggtgggagggTTGAGATGGGGCTATCCCGGGGAGGGTGAggtaaggagggagagagaaagagagaatctcactTGCTAGCTCCTGGCTCTGCTGTAAGGCAACTGCCAGCAGTCCCGGAGATGCCTACGGATGGGGAGCAAAGTCAAGCAGGATTCAGGCCTCAGCCTCCCCAAATCCTTCTCCTTTGCTCAAACAATGACTATTGCCAACTTCCCAACTTCTGTAATTCTTATGACAGTCCTGCAAGATGGGATCAGCCCTACCTTCCCTGTCAGTGATGGAGCCTACCCACATCTCTTAATCCTAGAGCCAGAGAACTTCTACTGGTCACCTCACCTCTGCTTTAGGACTCTGCCTGGGGCTCTCTTCTATTAGAGAGCTCACTTCCGCCTGGCCCATCTTTTCTTGGGGACTCCGGCTTTTGCCTCGAGGCTCCTGGCTCAGTCCCTTCTCTCTGCGGGCACTGGGAGGCCAATCCCCAACTTTGCGCAAAGCCAGAGACACAAACGTGCTAGATAGATCCAGCGAGTCCTGTGAGCAGAAAGGAAAGTTAGGAGGGAGTGGAGATGAAATGTGTCCTggagtagggagagagggaggcggggtgggggggtccgagaccaagaaaggaaggaagctctcACCTCTTCCTCACCACACTGTCCCTGAGAAGGGTTCCCCGGGCTGGATGGGGGGCTCCCATCCCCATTTGGGGTGGCCATGACCTGGAGGGAAGGCAGATGGGGATCACTTGAGCTGCCTGCCCTCTGAGCTCCCACCCTCCTGGCACCTAGTGTTCTTCATACCTGCTTGGAGACACTCACCTTGGGCTCCCCACCCTCCTGCTCCAAGCGCTCCTGTCGCTTGCGATCCTTTTGACGCTGCAATGATAATGATGCTGACGCTGATGATTTATTTTGAACGCTacatgtaaatacacacacacacacacaatctgattctttttttttttttaatattttttatttatttgacagagagaaatcacaactaggcagagaggcaggcagagagagaggaggaagcaggctccctgcagagcagagagcctgatgtggggctcgatcccaggactctgggatcatgacctgagccgaaggcagaggctttaacccactgagccacccaggcgcccccacaatctGATTCTTAAAGCCAATTCTTTACATGTACAGTAGAGACTACAGGTCATGTACCAGGTTAAGAGCTTCACACACACTATCTCATTTGATCCCTGCAACTCCATGAGGTAGGTTTTGTTGTTATCCTTGTGTTACAGGTGAAAAAGCAGACAGGAGACGCACCAGGCAGAGGTCCCCCAGTAAGAAAGAGGCAGAATTCAGCCCAGGCGGCACAGTGTAACTCCAGAACCATCACACCATAGGGCTTCCATGAGACCCTCCCCTCCAGACTCTGAGCCTCCTGGGCCCCCTCTCTCAAGAGGATCCATTATGGGCTACCCCAAGTTCTTTCCTGTCCTCGCAAtgtgtccccctttccctctccccaatCCCTCTGGGTTCCCACTTCTCCTGCCCTCCAGCTACCTTCTTCTTGAGTCGTTTCTTCTCTGCTCTCTGTTTCATGCGCTCCTCTTCAGCCACCAGCTCCTCAGCCAGGTGGTTGGCTTCCTAGAGAAGAAAAGGCAGGTGAccggaaaagagagagagggagaacgagAAAACCAAAGGGAGGCCAGCAGGATGGAAGGACCTTGAAAGGTCCAGATTAGGGGCCAGACAGGGCACATGAGGGCACATGGCACATGGCAGTTAGAAGAGCACTGGGCGAGGGGAGGCCCCTTGCTGACAGTCTCACCTCTTCTGTCAGCAGGAGCTTCTGGGGCATGGCCACCTGAAGTAGGCTGTCTGAGCcaccaggggaaggggcagaggggctAGGAGGACAGGGCTCAGACCCTTGACAAGGATATAGGAAGGACTTTCGGAGACCACAGTAGGTGCCCAATCCCTTGACCCCCTTGGCCATGTCACTCTGTCTAGGCGTTTTCCCCTCATCGCAGAAATGGTCCAGGAGGTAATCTGTccggagggacagggagaagggaaagaaaaggtacATGAGAAAGAGGAACATCTGAGGGCCGGCCCTCCCCAGGGTACCAGCCTCCATCCCTGGGCTCGGCCCCTGCACGCCCCAC
Protein-coding sequences here:
- the TTC31 gene encoding tetratricopeptide repeat protein 31 isoform X3, coding for MEAGTLGRAGPQMFLFLMYLFFPFSLSLRTDYLLDHFCDEGKTPRQSDMAKGVKGLGTYCGLRKSFLYPCQGSEPCPPSPSAPSPGGSDSLLQVAMPQKLLLTEEEANHLAEELVAEEERMKQRAEKKRLKKKRQKDRKRQERLEQEGGEPKVMATPNGDGSPPSSPGNPSQGQCGEEEDSLDLSSTFVSLALRKVGDWPPSARREKGLSQEPRGKSRSPQEKMGQAEVSSLIEESPRQSPKAEASPGLLAVALQQSQELATLGTSFAQNGFYHKAVVLFTQALKLNPQDYRLFGNRSFCHERLGQPMWALADAQVALTLRPGWPRGLFRLGKALMGLQRFEEAAAVFQETLRGSSQPDAARELHSCLLHLALQNQRRGIREPLLSTGFPQPFYQAGPGTSSLLSVICPPSTAPRAAGLLSPPLHYPPSHLSHCNSPLPQTQSRRPHPLHLRGASKGSGILGLRPQHLPQAR
- the TTC31 gene encoding tetratricopeptide repeat protein 31 isoform X2 — its product is MAPIPKAVGRIKLDCPLQSGCPLEVAAVPKLCQEFGPEDYGAEDIADFLQRLVASDPQGLHRIHVDRSSGRLQLWHHDYLLDHFCDEGKTPRQSDMAKGVKGLGTYCGLRKSFLYPCQGSEPCPPSPSAPSPGGSDSLLQVAMPQKLLLTEEEANHLAEELVAEEERMKQRAEKKRLKKKRQKDRKRQERLEQEGGEPKVMATPNGDGSPPSSPGNPSQGQCGEEEDSLDLSSTFVSLALRKVGDWPPSARREKGLSQEPRGKSRSPQEKMGQAEVSSLIEESPRQSPKAEASPGLLAVALQQSQELATLGTSFAQNGFYHKAVVLFTQALKLNPQDYRLFGNRSFCHERLGQPMWALADAQVALTLRPGWPRGLFRLGKALMGLQRFEEAAAVFQETLRGSSQPDAARELHSCLLHLALNQRRGIREPLLSTGFPQPFYQAGPGTSSLLSVICPPSTAPRAAGLLSPPLHYPPSHLSHCNSPLPQTQSRRPHPLHLRGASKGSGILGLRPQHLPQAR
- the TTC31 gene encoding tetratricopeptide repeat protein 31 isoform X1 — its product is MAPIPKAVGRIKLDCPLQSGCPLEVAAVPKLCQEFGPEDYGAEDIADFLQRLVASDPQGLHRIHVDRSSGRLQLWHHDYLLDHFCDEGKTPRQSDMAKGVKGLGTYCGLRKSFLYPCQGSEPCPPSPSAPSPGGSDSLLQVAMPQKLLLTEEEANHLAEELVAEEERMKQRAEKKRLKKKRQKDRKRQERLEQEGGEPKVMATPNGDGSPPSSPGNPSQGQCGEEEDSLDLSSTFVSLALRKVGDWPPSARREKGLSQEPRGKSRSPQEKMGQAEVSSLIEESPRQSPKAEASPGLLAVALQQSQELATLGTSFAQNGFYHKAVVLFTQALKLNPQDYRLFGNRSFCHERLGQPMWALADAQVALTLRPGWPRGLFRLGKALMGLQRFEEAAAVFQETLRGSSQPDAARELHSCLLHLALQNQRRGIREPLLSTGFPQPFYQAGPGTSSLLSVICPPSTAPRAAGLLSPPLHYPPSHLSHCNSPLPQTQSRRPHPLHLRGASKGSGILGLRPQHLPQAR